One genomic window of Sulfurovum lithotrophicum includes the following:
- a CDS encoding DUF2238 domain-containing protein, translating into MPRSHKIVYAIYIVIWAILAINPKYREDWLLENILVFIVFPTVIWLDKKYHFTLTSIIFLLIFASLHSLGAHFTYAEMKFFDPITQFFGFERNNFDRVVHFLFGLLAFRAIFELVAPGITHVKKALFFTFTVVVTISAFYELLEWLAAIIFHPELGIAFLGTQGDVWDSHKDVTAAIFGALINLAFYRSYAKLKPF; encoded by the coding sequence ATGCCGCGCTCACATAAAATAGTCTATGCCATTTATATCGTAATATGGGCAATACTGGCGATCAATCCCAAGTACCGTGAAGACTGGTTACTTGAAAATATTCTGGTATTCATCGTTTTTCCGACAGTTATCTGGCTGGATAAAAAATATCATTTTACTTTGACAAGCATTATTTTTCTTCTTATCTTTGCCAGCCTGCATTCTCTGGGCGCACATTTTACCTATGCCGAAATGAAATTTTTCGATCCTATTACACAGTTCTTCGGATTTGAAAGAAATAATTTTGACCGGGTGGTACATTTTCTTTTCGGTCTTCTGGCTTTCAGGGCAATTTTTGAACTGGTCGCACCGGGTATCACCCATGTCAAGAAAGCACTTTTCTTTACTTTCACGGTAGTTGTAACTATATCAGCATTCTATGAGTTACTCGAATGGCTCGCTGCGATCATCTTCCACCCCGAACTGGGTATAGCGTTTCTGGGAACACAGGGAGATGTATGGGATTCACACAAGGATGTCACCGCTGCAATATTTGGTGCCTTGATAAACCTGGCTTTTTACAGAAGCTATGCAAAACTCAAGCCCTTTTAA
- a CDS encoding O-acetyl-ADP-ribose deacetylase, with translation MNENIIIKTGEITNENVCAIVDAANSSLMGGGGVDGAIHRAGGPAILEACKKIRQTQYPDGLPTGEAVATTAGNLPAKYVIHTVGPVYHNCGNRCDSLLAAAYENSLKQAMKLGCKDVAFPAISTGIYGYPKEAAARIAYKTVKAFLSKGHDIKVYFVFHSNENKQFFEKVVGQ, from the coding sequence ATGAATGAAAATATCATTATAAAAACAGGCGAGATTACCAATGAGAATGTCTGTGCGATTGTCGATGCAGCGAACAGTTCACTCATGGGTGGAGGTGGTGTAGACGGTGCCATACACAGAGCAGGGGGACCTGCCATTCTGGAAGCCTGTAAAAAGATACGCCAGACGCAGTACCCTGATGGACTTCCCACAGGTGAGGCAGTTGCAACAACGGCTGGCAACCTGCCTGCAAAGTATGTGATTCATACCGTAGGGCCTGTATATCACAACTGCGGCAACCGCTGTGATTCTCTGCTGGCTGCAGCCTATGAAAATTCACTGAAACAGGCGATGAAGCTGGGGTGTAAAGATGTAGCTTTTCCTGCTATCTCCACAGGAATTTACGGTTATCCGAAGGAGGCAGCGGCACGTATCGCCTATAAAACGGTAAAAGCCTTTCTATCCAAAGGACACGATATCAAAGTCTATTTTGTATTTCACAGTAATGAAAACAAACAGTTCTTTGAGAAAGTGGTCGGGCAGTAA
- the amrS gene encoding AmmeMemoRadiSam system radical SAM enzyme, with protein sequence MSATAWLSKKLGSGKILCQACAQSCKLNEGEYGICGIRKVEDGELKLLVYGLASVVNIDPVEKKPMFNFLPGSRAFSFGTVGCNFSCKFCQNFDISQYPKEHNHQIFGKEYPPERIIELAIENGCKSIAYTYNEPIVFFEYTYDTAKLAHEKGLKNIYVTSGFETHKALDLLAPYIDGMNIDIKGFTEEFYKEICGARLKPVLECVKYAHEKGIWIEITTLLIPGKNDSDEEIRNIAKFIAEVDPTMPWHLSAFYPMYKMLDVPPTPGSTLRRAYEIGKEEGLKYIYVGNIEDEEHESTYCPQCGERVIDRTGHIGQYVTNELDENGICPHCGYSLEGVWH encoded by the coding sequence ATGTCAGCAACAGCATGGCTAAGCAAAAAACTTGGCAGCGGCAAGATCCTCTGTCAGGCCTGCGCACAATCCTGTAAACTCAATGAAGGAGAATACGGGATCTGCGGCATCAGAAAAGTCGAGGACGGCGAGCTCAAACTGTTGGTGTATGGACTTGCATCCGTGGTAAATATCGACCCTGTAGAGAAAAAACCCATGTTCAATTTTCTGCCCGGAAGCAGAGCTTTCTCGTTTGGGACTGTAGGGTGTAACTTTTCATGTAAATTTTGTCAGAACTTTGACATTTCCCAGTATCCAAAGGAACACAACCACCAGATATTCGGCAAAGAGTACCCGCCGGAACGCATTATTGAACTTGCAATAGAGAACGGGTGTAAATCAATTGCCTATACCTACAATGAGCCCATTGTCTTTTTTGAGTATACCTATGATACAGCAAAACTTGCGCATGAAAAAGGACTGAAGAACATCTATGTCACCAGCGGATTTGAAACACACAAAGCCTTGGACCTGCTGGCACCTTATATCGATGGTATGAACATTGACATCAAAGGATTTACCGAAGAGTTCTACAAGGAGATCTGCGGTGCAAGGCTCAAACCGGTACTCGAATGTGTCAAATATGCCCATGAAAAAGGTATATGGATCGAGATCACGACACTGTTGATCCCCGGCAAGAACGATTCTGACGAAGAGATAAGAAATATCGCCAAATTCATTGCGGAAGTCGACCCAACCATGCCGTGGCACCTCTCCGCATTCTACCCCATGTACAAAATGCTCGACGTACCGCCTACACCGGGATCAACACTGCGCAGAGCCTACGAAATAGGCAAAGAAGAAGGGCTGAAGTACATTTATGTAGGCAATATCGAGGATGAAGAGCATGAATCGACCTACTGTCCTCAATGTGGTGAGAGAGTAATAGACAGAACAGGACATATAGGACAGTATGTTACCAATGAACTTGACGAGAACGGAATTTGTCCCCATTGCGGCTACTCGCTTGAAGGAGTATGGCACTGA
- the metK gene encoding methionine adenosyltransferase, whose translation MYLFTSESVSAGHPDKCADIIADSIVDRLLQLDPNAKVATEVFISGKHIIIGGEVKTSTAVDNAFYEECTQKALEKIGYPERGFKRGETFFPDEAEIEIYISKQSPDITMGVVKEGNEIGAGDQGMMFGYATCERDDYMPSAFAYAREIRDALYAYALEHPDTFGVDIKTEVVMDYGSKENFDSCRPEHIAKIIVAIPCISSVEPDEVEVRVKKIIKEEVQFEAGHFDADKTVFYINNTGRYVTHSSIADSGLTGRKVVCDTYGGYAPIGGGAQSSKDYSKVDRSALYAARWLAKHIVAAGLAKKALVQLSYVIAEPRPISVTVDTQQTALTDMKDEELSQMIADKFVLSPRWIMEKFALDKPGKENFLYAEVAAKGQIGYAEYPWEQLNELDWFKSLKQ comes from the coding sequence ATGTATCTTTTTACTTCTGAATCCGTGTCGGCAGGGCATCCGGATAAATGTGCCGATATCATTGCAGATTCTATCGTGGACAGATTATTGCAGCTTGATCCCAATGCCAAAGTAGCTACTGAAGTGTTCATCAGCGGAAAACATATTATCATTGGCGGAGAGGTTAAAACAAGCACTGCCGTAGATAATGCTTTTTATGAAGAGTGTACCCAAAAAGCACTGGAAAAGATAGGATATCCTGAAAGAGGGTTTAAAAGAGGAGAGACATTTTTCCCGGATGAGGCCGAGATAGAAATCTATATCAGCAAGCAGTCTCCCGACATTACCATGGGTGTGGTCAAAGAGGGTAATGAGATAGGTGCCGGTGACCAGGGAATGATGTTCGGCTATGCGACCTGCGAGCGTGATGACTACATGCCCTCGGCTTTTGCCTATGCCCGGGAGATCAGAGATGCTCTCTATGCCTATGCCCTTGAACATCCTGATACTTTCGGTGTGGACATCAAAACGGAAGTGGTGATGGATTATGGCAGCAAAGAGAATTTTGACAGTTGCAGGCCTGAACATATTGCAAAGATCATCGTGGCGATCCCCTGCATCAGTTCAGTAGAGCCGGATGAAGTAGAGGTGCGGGTCAAGAAGATCATCAAAGAAGAGGTACAGTTCGAAGCAGGGCATTTCGATGCAGATAAAACGGTATTCTACATCAATAACACTGGCAGATACGTCACCCATTCTTCCATCGCAGATTCGGGTCTTACTGGCAGAAAAGTAGTATGTGATACCTATGGCGGGTATGCTCCCATTGGGGGAGGGGCCCAAAGTTCCAAAGACTACAGCAAAGTGGACCGGTCGGCGCTCTATGCCGCCAGATGGCTGGCAAAACATATCGTGGCGGCAGGGCTCGCCAAAAAGGCTCTGGTACAGCTCTCCTATGTGATCGCAGAACCCAGACCCATTTCTGTTACCGTTGATACACAACAGACTGCTCTGACAGATATGAAAGATGAAGAACTTTCCCAAATGATCGCGGATAAGTTTGTACTAAGTCCCAGGTGGATCATGGAAAAGTTTGCTCTGGACAAACCGGGCAAAGAGAACTTTCTATATGCAGAAGTCGCTGCAAAAGGACAGATAGGATATGCAGAATATCCATGGGAACAGTTGAATGAATTGGACTGGTTCAAGAGCCTGAAACAGTAA
- a CDS encoding NAD(P)-dependent oxidoreductase: MKIAFFEIKKEERIFFESHLNGHELFFFEKPIQDIVLQPEEYEAVSVFVGSRITDDILDRLPKLRYLQTRSTGFDHIKCKTLYQKDMKVSNVAGYAGPAVAEFAFSLLLNATRKTHIALDRSKKGDLDYLDLKGIELFGKTIGILGLGTIGLQMAKIAKGFGMKVLGYSRTHKAVFDELEIDFVSLESILENADILMPALPLTPATQGLVNKRNAPLIKKDCIIINTARCEIIEETLYHSLSNIIASDVCSDVSLAQKENFLYTPHMAYYTKEALARIMDISLRNMEQFLNGEIPQNCLKLTCEKEYD; this comes from the coding sequence ATGAAGATCGCATTTTTCGAAATAAAAAAAGAAGAAAGAATTTTTTTTGAATCACATTTAAATGGTCATGAACTTTTCTTTTTTGAAAAGCCTATCCAGGATATTGTATTGCAACCTGAAGAATATGAGGCAGTTTCAGTCTTTGTAGGGTCACGCATTACAGATGATATTTTAGACAGACTCCCAAAGCTTCGATATCTTCAAACCCGTTCTACCGGTTTTGACCATATCAAGTGTAAAACACTTTATCAAAAAGATATGAAAGTAAGCAATGTAGCAGGATATGCAGGCCCTGCTGTAGCGGAGTTTGCTTTCTCTCTTCTTTTGAATGCTACCAGAAAAACTCATATTGCTTTGGATCGCAGCAAAAAAGGTGACTTGGACTACCTTGACCTCAAAGGCATAGAACTCTTTGGTAAAACCATAGGAATTCTCGGGTTGGGAACCATAGGTTTACAGATGGCGAAGATAGCCAAAGGCTTTGGAATGAAAGTACTGGGATACAGTCGGACACATAAAGCTGTTTTTGATGAACTGGAAATTGACTTTGTCTCCCTGGAAAGCATATTGGAAAATGCCGATATACTCATGCCTGCCCTGCCTCTGACCCCTGCTACACAGGGACTTGTTAACAAAAGAAATGCTCCATTGATCAAAAAAGATTGTATCATCATCAATACTGCAAGATGTGAGATCATAGAAGAAACACTCTATCATTCACTGTCGAATATCATCGCCTCCGATGTATGCAGTGATGTTTCTCTTGCACAAAAAGAAAATTTCCTTTATACACCGCACATGGCCTACTATACAAAAGAGGCTTTAGCCCGTATCATGGATATCTCTTTACGGAACATGGAACAGTTCCTAAATGGCGAGATACCACAAAACTGTCTTAAACTCACATGTGAAAAAGAATATGATTAA
- a CDS encoding TraR/DksA family transcriptional regulator, with translation MQKRDDLDLDKFEKILKEREVQLEENIAQLKSELDVVGSDDGINDVEDLASLKNISSKDNTLLERQEEELKETLHALAKIKNGTYGICEKTGRSIPVERLEVNPIARYIVGAEDQN, from the coding sequence ATGCAAAAAAGAGATGATCTTGACCTTGATAAATTTGAAAAGATATTAAAAGAGAGAGAGGTGCAGCTGGAAGAGAATATAGCGCAACTGAAATCAGAGCTGGATGTTGTAGGCAGTGATGATGGGATAAATGATGTGGAAGATCTTGCATCTCTGAAGAATATTAGTTCCAAGGACAATACCCTTTTGGAACGACAGGAAGAGGAACTTAAGGAGACGCTGCATGCTCTCGCGAAAATAAAGAACGGCACTTATGGCATATGTGAAAAGACAGGTAGATCCATACCGGTTGAAAGACTTGAAGTCAATCCTATTGCAAGATATATTGTGGGAGCAGAGGATCAGAATTGA
- a CDS encoding NUDIX domain-containing protein: protein MSIKTPYVAVDGIVMLYDSKEVFKGIVLIERKNPPFGMALPGGFVDVGESCESAVVREMKEEISLDVQIIRLLGVYSDPQRDPRFHTVSVVYICKAYGEPEAADDAKKCFIYLPDKIPMEKLVFDHAKIVGDFLRNREDNT, encoded by the coding sequence TTGAGCATTAAAACACCTTATGTCGCCGTTGACGGTATAGTGATGCTTTATGACAGTAAAGAAGTTTTTAAAGGTATCGTCCTGATAGAACGTAAAAATCCACCGTTTGGCATGGCTCTGCCGGGAGGTTTTGTCGATGTAGGTGAGAGCTGTGAAAGTGCTGTTGTCCGGGAAATGAAAGAGGAAATATCCCTTGACGTGCAGATCATCAGGCTGCTTGGTGTCTATTCGGATCCCCAAAGAGACCCGAGATTCCATACGGTTTCGGTGGTCTATATCTGCAAAGCATATGGAGAACCTGAAGCAGCGGATGATGCGAAAAAGTGTTTTATCTATCTTCCCGATAAGATACCGATGGAAAAACTTGTTTTCGATCATGCAAAGATTGTTGGGGATTTTCTCAGGAACAGGGAGGATAATACATAA
- a CDS encoding DUF2905 domain-containing protein has translation MEEIGKNIIIMGLVIVVIGVLLTFGDKLPFSLGKLPGDIVYKKENFSFYFPITTSIILSVVLSFLFYLFGKFFR, from the coding sequence ATGGAAGAGATAGGTAAAAACATTATTATCATGGGTCTTGTAATCGTAGTGATAGGCGTACTGCTTACGTTTGGCGATAAACTCCCTTTTTCTTTGGGAAAACTACCCGGTGATATTGTCTATAAAAAAGAGAATTTCTCTTTCTATTTCCCGATCACGACTTCGATCATCCTCAGTGTGGTCCTGTCGTTTCTTTTCTATCTATTCGGAAAGTTCTTCAGGTAA
- a CDS encoding CDP-alcohol phosphatidyltransferase family protein: MSLNVPNILSLFRIVAAPFLLLTGWFGLPAGFFTLFGLMLLSDAADGYVARKTGQTSEFGAKLDSYGDMTVYLTTPLAAWWLWPDIIKEELPYIITVVGVYLLPAFFSFAKFGRIASYHTWSAKISAVLISIGIVLLFGFHDNRLFHLSICFVILEAIENITITFLLPKPEINVHSVWHLLKERR, encoded by the coding sequence ATGTCGCTGAATGTCCCGAACATCCTGAGTCTTTTTCGTATTGTGGCAGCACCGTTCCTGCTGTTAACAGGATGGTTTGGACTGCCGGCAGGTTTTTTCACACTTTTTGGTCTGATGCTGCTTTCAGATGCTGCCGATGGATATGTCGCTCGCAAAACGGGTCAGACAAGTGAATTTGGTGCAAAACTTGATAGCTATGGGGATATGACAGTTTATCTCACCACTCCGCTGGCTGCCTGGTGGCTTTGGCCGGATATCATTAAAGAGGAACTCCCCTATATCATTACAGTGGTCGGCGTCTATCTGCTGCCTGCTTTTTTTTCATTTGCAAAATTCGGCAGGATAGCCAGTTACCACACCTGGAGCGCGAAGATCTCGGCAGTATTGATAAGCATTGGTATCGTGCTTTTGTTCGGTTTTCATGACAACAGACTCTTTCATCTCTCGATCTGTTTTGTCATACTCGAAGCGATAGAGAATATCACCATTACTTTCCTTCTTCCGAAGCCTGAGATCAACGTACATTCCGTCTGGCATCTATTGAAGGAGAGGAGATGA
- a CDS encoding MBL fold metallo-hydrolase has translation MKLTFLGTSAGKPTTERNVSALGLEFDQDNKWYLFDCGEATQHQIMRSSLRVGKLGTIFITHLHGDHYYGLLGLLSSKKLDKAFNPLTIYGPKGIRTFIGCAFADLSFEHLGYHLKIIEYEAGETFIFDRFTVKVLPLVHSVESVAFYIKENNTSNRLNEAKLRAEGLEPSPLYGELKRGKSIVFQGKKLEPEAFMLDPVQGRSLIIAGDNSRPSVLGNYLDNLDLLVHECTYTQGIYDHLPEKVLHTTAKDLGEAAEEKGVKNLIATHINPRYSKNSKLGIEMIYNEIREGYSGRLFIANDFDVYMVGKDRVVRKV, from the coding sequence ATGAAACTGACCTTTCTGGGAACCAGTGCCGGCAAACCTACCACAGAGAGGAATGTCTCTGCACTCGGATTGGAATTTGATCAGGACAACAAATGGTATCTCTTTGACTGTGGGGAAGCAACGCAGCACCAGATCATGAGAAGCAGCTTGAGAGTCGGGAAACTCGGCACCATTTTCATCACCCATCTTCATGGAGACCACTACTATGGACTTTTGGGTCTGCTCTCAAGCAAAAAACTCGACAAAGCCTTCAACCCTTTGACCATTTACGGACCCAAAGGTATCAGAACGTTTATTGGGTGTGCTTTTGCCGACCTTTCCTTCGAGCATCTCGGCTATCATCTGAAGATCATCGAATATGAAGCGGGTGAAACCTTCATCTTCGACAGATTTACGGTCAAAGTACTTCCGCTTGTGCATTCCGTGGAAAGTGTCGCCTTCTATATCAAAGAGAATAACACGAGCAACAGACTCAATGAAGCGAAGTTGAGGGCGGAAGGCTTGGAGCCCTCTCCACTTTACGGTGAACTAAAAAGGGGAAAAAGCATCGTTTTTCAGGGAAAAAAACTGGAACCTGAAGCATTCATGCTTGATCCGGTACAGGGGCGCTCACTGATCATCGCAGGTGACAATAGTCGCCCCTCTGTTCTTGGAAATTATCTGGACAACCTAGACCTGCTTGTGCATGAGTGCACCTACACACAGGGTATCTATGACCACCTACCTGAAAAAGTACTGCACACTACGGCAAAAGATCTCGGGGAAGCAGCAGAGGAAAAGGGCGTCAAAAATCTCATCGCTACCCACATAAACCCAAGATACAGTAAGAACAGCAAACTGGGTATAGAGATGATTTATAACGAAATCAGAGAGGGGTACAGCGGCAGGCTATTCATCGCCAATGATTTTGATGTATATATGGTTGGAAAGGACAGGGTGGTTAGAAAAGTATAG
- a CDS encoding L,D-transpeptidase family protein produces the protein MILTRLLFTVLVLFSAAHAKHSFKHYNDICEKTDNQKCVNDPLQVKNLQIALNADKYLHLHLKTDGKWGKNTKEAVQKFQKHYHIFPAEGYVGAKTKRVLERVAKNVKLPPVRTAAANKMTNRSYTCYADFKKHVDLQKSYKVFKNNKLLSKANGKNTHIKIDVSEQRLKLYVNGKVALCAPCTTGAKRKFEPNTKTYRDKHTPLGTFRIKEKIAAKKSTIFGEMYRNGKKVYHGDRRKYRGPRAKYVGHTMHHWMRLTSGGVGLHASKYIKRHPGSNGCVRLPFKVASIVFSKVKKGTKVSVIN, from the coding sequence ATGATCCTGACCCGACTGCTCTTTACAGTACTTGTACTCTTTTCTGCTGCGCATGCAAAACACTCTTTTAAACATTACAATGATATATGTGAAAAGACCGATAACCAGAAGTGTGTGAATGATCCGCTTCAGGTCAAGAACCTTCAGATCGCACTGAATGCGGATAAATATCTCCATCTTCATTTAAAAACGGACGGGAAATGGGGAAAGAATACGAAAGAAGCTGTACAAAAGTTTCAGAAGCATTATCATATTTTTCCGGCTGAAGGCTATGTTGGTGCCAAAACAAAAAGGGTACTTGAGAGAGTAGCCAAAAATGTGAAACTACCTCCAGTAAGAACAGCTGCAGCGAACAAAATGACGAACAGATCCTACACTTGTTATGCGGACTTCAAGAAACATGTCGATCTTCAGAAAAGCTACAAAGTATTTAAAAACAACAAACTTCTTTCAAAAGCCAACGGTAAAAATACCCATATCAAGATCGATGTAAGTGAACAGAGGCTCAAACTTTATGTAAATGGCAAGGTAGCACTTTGTGCTCCATGCACTACCGGAGCGAAACGTAAATTCGAACCGAATACAAAAACATATAGAGACAAACATACACCACTGGGCACTTTTAGGATCAAAGAAAAGATAGCCGCCAAAAAATCGACCATCTTTGGTGAAATGTACAGGAACGGCAAAAAAGTATATCATGGAGATAGAAGGAAATATAGGGGTCCCCGTGCGAAGTATGTCGGACATACCATGCATCACTGGATGAGACTGACAAGTGGCGGTGTAGGGCTTCATGCCAGCAAATATATCAAAAGACATCCAGGAAGCAACGGTTGTGTAAGATTGCCGTTCAAGGTAGCTTCCATCGTCTTCTCCAAAGTAAAAAAAGGAACGAAGGTCAGTGTTATAAATTAA
- a CDS encoding class I SAM-dependent methyltransferase produces MAEEDREHWNEKYLTIPAPDKPVELITRYAKLATGNRALDIACGMGRNSKYLASIGFEVDALDISSVAIESLKGLAHIHPKEVDLDTHEFPEKTYDLIICTFFLKRELFPKITKALKPDRLFLYETFVYHPDNENTPGNKSFLLEEGELEAIFDHEYDIMHLREYWDVDMHGKKSLKAQMVAKRRS; encoded by the coding sequence ATGGCAGAGGAAGACAGAGAGCACTGGAATGAAAAATACCTCACCATCCCTGCTCCGGATAAACCCGTTGAACTTATTACCCGTTATGCTAAACTGGCTACGGGAAATCGCGCACTCGACATTGCCTGTGGAATGGGAAGGAACAGCAAATATCTTGCTTCCATCGGTTTCGAGGTCGATGCCTTGGACATCAGTTCGGTTGCCATCGAATCACTCAAAGGGCTTGCACACATTCATCCCAAAGAGGTCGATCTCGATACGCATGAATTCCCAGAGAAAACTTATGACCTGATCATCTGTACTTTTTTCCTCAAACGCGAGCTCTTTCCAAAAATCACCAAAGCATTGAAACCGGACAGACTTTTTCTCTATGAAACCTTTGTCTATCATCCAGACAATGAAAATACACCAGGCAATAAAAGCTTTCTGCTCGAAGAAGGAGAACTTGAAGCAATATTCGACCATGAATATGACATTATGCATCTAAGAGAGTATTGGGATGTTGACATGCACGGGAAAAAGAGTCTGAAGGCACAGATGGTCGCCAAAAGAAGAAGCTGA